The Carassius gibelio isolate Cgi1373 ecotype wild population from Czech Republic chromosome B5, carGib1.2-hapl.c, whole genome shotgun sequence genome segment agtattttcaccaacataaaatgcttttaagaccattatttttatatcttttgctgtagtgtgacagtaggaaatatcagttaacATTTCCAAGCATttcttttgccattaaatgtaataatccagtgagatttttgtttgcacaaggagtctgacaacagctagtgctccacacagagatctgctctaatcatcatccagtctgtcatgaagaaacagaacaaactgagacagactcagtccAGAAGAAGTGTTGCAccttctccaagacacttcaagaaaccttgtGCATAGTTTTTAGAATTTAGTCTATCTCAGTTTCGTTCGTTTTTTCCTGTTTCTTCAAGTAATTCCAGACAGACTAGATGATGGTGAAATCAGTTGTCACAGTTCTTCAGAATTTAGTCTATCTCAGTTTCGTTCGTTTTTTCCTGTTTCTTCAAgtaattccagacagactggatgatggtgaaatcagatctctgtgtgggaCACTGGCTGCTGttagactccttgtgcaaacaaaaaatcTGACTGGATTAATACAATTAACAACAAAGCAAAATATTGAAATAActggtttataaacatttttgttggtgaaaatactaatagcagagtactgtatatatatatatatatatatatatatatatatatatatatatatatagctatatatatatatatatatataactggtttataaacatttttgttggtgaaaatactaatagcagagtactgtatatatatatatatatatatatatatatatatatatatatatatatatatatatatagctatatatatatatatatatatatatatatatagctatatatatatatatatatatatatatatagctatatatatatatatatatatatatatatatatatatatatatatatatatatatatagctatatatatagctatatatatatatatatatatatatagctatatatatatatatatatatatatatatatatatataattttaaacagccattcagatttgtggatttgctatggtgttcagcaacagcaccaaatacttaaatatttagacttaataggcaattttttttgtaatctggaCTACTACATTCCCTAGATATTGTTTAAAGGTGTttaattctttattgttcattcacactttgtATTAGGGCTTCAttaagttaacattagttaattcattagttaacataaactgccaatgaaaaattcttctgaatattcattcatcttaattattccaatcAATACCCTGATAATACTGTGATAAAATCAttagcaattaatcacaacaggaaaaatttataaaatttataaaactagTCAGATTACATTTTTTCCATAAAAATTGTGTCCCAGGGGAAAATCGCTTTCACATGCGGACTAAAAAACAATCCAAGGAAACAGTGTAAAATTAACCCAGAGACTTCTTAGCACAATAGTGAAcacaattttaatttgttaatacaAGGAAACCAACCAGCATTTTAACCTCTTACTAGAACCAAACTGACCAAAGTTCAAAcatcttttgaaaaaaataataataataattgccctACAATTTGGTATTATGTAAAGAATTATAAACATAATGTTATTTTCTTCAAATCTGCTTGgaaacaatgaatgaatgaataaataaatgaatgaatgaggaatttatatagtgctttatttcttatttattacaCATCATTACTTTTGCCTAACATTCAGGttaggtgatttaaaaaaaacgtcTAACCACGGTTCACTGCCACATTTGTGCAATCACATTCCAAAGTTCTTCAGGTCATGTGATCTTAACTTTAAAAGTGCAGGACTGTTGTTCTGGGAGTCAGACTGACTGATTaactctcctcttctcttctcttctctgatcATCAGCACACTGCAGTAATGCCAATTTGTGGAGGCTGGACCGACATTAGACTGTTCGATCCAGAGATGAAAAAGATTTGTTCTGAGGTATGAGACAAGTTCACTCCTAAATGAAACACACTGTCTGTTACTAGTGAGctgatttgtatgtttttatttgtttgtttggggtttgttttgttttagttcaatttaaataaatatgtcctTATAGCACAGTCTGAATGATATATGCAAGTGCCTATTTATgcaataaattcagatttgatgCAGATAAATAATTGCTCTTGATTATTCCTTTATTGAGAACTCTTAACTGATGTGAAGTGATGTACAATATtcaaaatactgcatttattaatagttCATGTTTACTAAATGTAGTTAACTCCTAgctgttaaaaaatattattgtgaccATAATGATAATGTTTCTCTCTTTATTCAGCTGAGGCCAGAGATAGAGAAGACTGTTGGAactgattttaagattttcattCCTGTGGTCTGGTCTTCTCAGGTTGTggagggaataaattacatgttcaaggtaaatcatatttttgtttgtttgtatttttcatgGATTATGAGATCGTAAATCTCACAAACTCACACTGTGTGTCCTAACCAGGTGTGATGATGTTGCAAATAATTTGTCCGTCCTCACTGAAAGTTAAAATGCATCATGTCAAGCTTCATGAATTTGCATAAGATAAAACTTTTCTTAACATTGTAGCATTGCTGGACATGTCCAAATGTAGTCAAACCTG includes the following:
- the LOC127958787 gene encoding cystatin-B-like encodes the protein MPICGGWTDIRLFDPEMKKICSELRPEIEKTVGTDFKIFIPVVWSSQVVEGINYMFKVLVDADRDGECVHAMIFQALPCDGGGLSVTEIQYPKSVDDPLTPEHLQK